In the genome of Ignavibacteriales bacterium, one region contains:
- a CDS encoding glycosyltransferase, protein MKDIPDQNPSLNIAIIDSSDTWYAQPRLIHDELVKLGHNVLWLARPNNQGYKKNTVPPGFIKICIANNLSPIDVFSDKPMELNHPPLDRAYYSEADLVFVGDKNIFLKFFSSRPHTFYLPYAADPAVFKNLNLTETYDVGFIGNIRFDERKRRIEKLQKYFNVFIGNKLFMEEANLAMNRCKIIFNTCDGKELNMRVFEGLATGKLLVTEQIAFLDELFNDKEHLVTYSNDDELIEAVQTYLLNDSERKRIASNGLNEVVKKHTYTHRAKFIVDKILQLYTKYDHKNSNHINSEIKYRTFYENQATVNRTAQERIFDFNLPDPDSDGKYDIRNRLKEALKVAKGKVLDIGCQRGGYSYNLKSIGCDVTAIDISMGYVKQAKEKVSDVQFAQSDAGDLPFKENTFDTIILSEVLEHVTDENKVASEVKRVVRTGGTIFVTVPAYEDDSEEHIRFINKKTLAELFCDCKIEFKDNYNLKSTVMTAQKLNPKEAGRRKTEQKLKILITNHHLLDMTGSEILTFTLAEQLSKKGHDVVVYSKYVDKTKTLFDEKGIRVVDDLKQLFNEHFDVAHVHHNINALEIRDTFPELPIVFLSQGVIPFLEQPPQIDLSISKYFALSEEVKQNLIRSGVKENSIKVLGNPVDEIKFLSKKEINTIPQNALVISGRLDKEKEGIINQACSNLNIKVQFVGGRFGEVPYSQIKELIEQADIVFSLGRGVIEAMMMERAVMIFDYLGGDGLINENNFDEIKETNFSGRRYKKNFTAQDLIDELKKYDTKSVKKVRRLAVDNFSASKLVDGLIDEYCEIKSQKVPSLNSDNKILLKFLSNVINETRNYSNELAARRINYQPGPNPCQDILFKAEQLIEDGKLKDAKDVIAQMLQSNPLDLDALNNLAVVSILENNYSDAERIISLILQIDPANEVASGNLNYIHEAMSVSN, encoded by the coding sequence ATGAAAGATATTCCCGATCAGAATCCATCACTTAATATTGCAATCATTGACAGCAGTGATACATGGTATGCACAACCCAGATTGATTCATGATGAACTTGTAAAACTTGGTCATAATGTATTATGGCTTGCAAGACCAAATAACCAGGGATATAAAAAGAATACCGTTCCGCCGGGTTTTATAAAAATATGTATAGCAAACAACCTCTCCCCTATTGATGTATTTTCTGATAAACCTATGGAGTTAAATCACCCTCCGCTTGATCGTGCTTATTACTCGGAAGCTGACCTTGTATTCGTTGGTGATAAAAATATTTTTCTAAAATTCTTTTCTTCAAGACCACACACATTTTATCTGCCTTATGCTGCAGACCCTGCAGTATTTAAAAACCTCAACTTAACAGAGACTTATGACGTGGGATTTATCGGCAACATCCGTTTCGACGAAAGAAAAAGACGTATAGAAAAACTTCAAAAGTATTTTAATGTTTTCATCGGCAATAAACTATTTATGGAAGAAGCAAACCTTGCAATGAACAGGTGTAAAATTATATTTAATACCTGCGACGGCAAAGAACTTAATATGCGTGTATTCGAAGGACTTGCAACGGGTAAATTGTTGGTAACGGAACAGATTGCATTCCTTGATGAACTTTTTAATGATAAAGAACACCTTGTAACATACTCAAATGATGATGAGCTTATTGAGGCAGTGCAAACCTATCTGTTGAACGATTCTGAACGAAAAAGAATTGCATCTAACGGGTTGAATGAGGTCGTAAAAAAACACACTTATACACACCGTGCTAAATTTATTGTTGATAAGATCCTTCAGCTATACACGAAGTATGATCATAAAAATTCTAACCACATTAATAGCGAAATCAAATACAGAACATTCTATGAAAACCAGGCTACAGTTAACCGAACAGCACAGGAAAGAATTTTTGATTTTAATCTTCCCGATCCTGATTCTGATGGTAAATATGATATAAGAAACCGCCTGAAAGAAGCACTTAAAGTCGCCAAAGGTAAAGTACTTGATATTGGCTGTCAGCGTGGTGGTTATTCATATAATCTTAAAAGTATTGGATGCGATGTTACGGCGATTGATATAAGTATGGGTTATGTAAAACAGGCGAAGGAAAAAGTATCTGATGTTCAGTTTGCTCAATCTGATGCCGGAGATCTCCCATTCAAAGAAAATACATTTGATACAATTATTCTTTCAGAAGTGCTTGAACATGTAACCGATGAAAATAAAGTCGCATCAGAAGTTAAAAGAGTTGTAAGGACCGGAGGAACAATTTTCGTAACAGTACCGGCGTACGAAGATGATTCGGAAGAACATATTCGGTTTATTAATAAAAAAACTCTGGCTGAACTTTTTTGTGATTGCAAAATTGAATTCAAGGATAACTATAATTTAAAATCGACAGTAATGACAGCACAAAAATTAAATCCCAAAGAAGCAGGCAGAAGAAAAACTGAACAGAAACTTAAAATACTGATTACCAATCACCACCTTCTTGATATGACCGGTTCTGAGATACTCACTTTTACATTAGCAGAACAATTATCAAAAAAGGGTCACGATGTTGTTGTTTATTCAAAATATGTGGATAAAACGAAAACTCTTTTTGATGAAAAAGGAATCCGGGTAGTTGATGATTTAAAACAGCTTTTCAATGAACATTTTGATGTTGCTCATGTTCATCACAATATAAATGCATTAGAAATAAGAGACACATTTCCTGAATTGCCAATTGTGTTTTTATCACAAGGAGTTATTCCATTTCTTGAACAACCTCCTCAAATTGACCTCTCAATATCTAAGTACTTTGCTTTAAGTGAAGAGGTTAAACAGAATCTTATCAGGTCTGGAGTAAAAGAAAATTCAATCAAGGTACTTGGAAATCCTGTAGACGAAATAAAATTCCTATCAAAAAAAGAGATTAATACTATTCCGCAAAATGCACTGGTGATAAGCGGAAGACTTGATAAAGAAAAAGAAGGAATAATTAATCAAGCGTGTAGCAACCTTAATATTAAGGTGCAGTTTGTTGGGGGACGATTCGGAGAAGTACCATACTCACAAATAAAAGAATTGATAGAGCAGGCTGATATTGTATTCTCACTTGGAAGGGGCGTTATCGAAGCCATGATGATGGAACGTGCAGTTATGATTTTTGATTACCTTGGCGGCGATGGTTTAATTAATGAAAATAATTTTGATGAAATAAAAGAAACAAACTTTTCCGGAAGAAGATATAAAAAGAATTTTACTGCACAGGATCTTATCGACGAACTAAAAAAATACGATACTAAATCAGTGAAAAAAGTACGGCGACTGGCTGTTGATAATTTTTCTGCATCAAAGTTAGTTGATGGATTGATTGATGAGTATTGTGAAATAAAATCTCAAAAAGTCCCTTCTTTAAATAGTGATAACAAAATCCTGTTAAAGTTTTTATCCAATGTGATTAATGAAACGAGGAATTATTCCAATGAGCTGGCTGCAAGGAGAATTAATTATCAACCTGGACCAAATCCTTGTCAGGATATTCTTTTTAAGGCAGAGCAATTAATTGAAGATGGAAAATTAAAAGATGCGAAAGATGTAATAGCCCAAATGCTTCAATCAAATCCTCTTGATCTTGATGCTTTAAATAATCTGGCAGTTGTTTCGATCCTTGAAAATAATTATTCCGATGCCGAAAGGATTATCAGTCTCATCCTTCAGATTGATCCTGCAAATGAAGTTGCTTCTGGTAACCTGAATTATATTCATGAAGCAATGTCTGTTTCCAATTAA